In a single window of the Candidatus Methylomirabilis sp. genome:
- a CDS encoding carbohydrate ABC transporter permease, with translation MSGRRSGDLAERLLGGPVLWAGLALLVAFALGPFLWVFLSSLKTRQELYATPLQYLPRQLTIGNYVDAWTSKLTPFSRFFANSLWVSSVTMVATTAISVLAAYALARFGFGGRRVFLLLFLATQMFPAVLLIAPLLSQWHALGLLDTYQALIYSNFSFTVPFTVWMLVGYFDSIPRELEESAMIDGCGRFGALYRVILPLAAPGIAATAIFAFVSSWSELLFAITFTSQTEMRTLSAGLLFMVGQYEIQWGQLSAGVIISTVPVAVLFVFLQRHLIHGLTAGALKG, from the coding sequence ATGAGCGGCCGGCGGTCGGGGGACCTGGCGGAGCGGCTCCTGGGGGGCCCCGTCCTGTGGGCCGGGCTCGCCCTCCTGGTGGCGTTCGCGCTCGGGCCGTTCCTCTGGGTCTTCCTCTCCTCGCTGAAGACCCGGCAGGAACTCTACGCGACCCCGCTCCAGTACCTGCCGCGCCAGCTCACGATTGGCAACTACGTCGATGCCTGGACCTCGAAACTGACCCCCTTCAGCCGCTTCTTTGCCAATAGCCTGTGGGTCTCGTCCGTGACGATGGTGGCCACGACCGCCATCTCGGTCCTGGCGGCGTACGCCCTCGCCCGGTTCGGGTTCGGCGGGCGGCGGGTCTTCCTCCTGCTCTTCCTGGCCACCCAGATGTTCCCCGCGGTGCTCCTCATCGCGCCGCTGCTCTCCCAGTGGCATGCCCTCGGCCTGCTCGACACCTACCAGGCGCTCATCTACTCGAACTTCTCCTTCACCGTCCCGTTCACGGTCTGGATGCTGGTCGGGTATTTCGACTCCATCCCGCGCGAGCTCGAGGAGAGCGCGATGATTGACGGCTGTGGGCGCTTCGGGGCGCTCTACCGGGTGATCCTCCCCCTGGCGGCGCCCGGGATCGCGGCCACGGCGATCTTTGCCTTCGTCTCCTCCTGGAGCGAGCTCCTCTTCGCCATCACGTTCACCTCCCAGACCGAGATGCGGACTCTGTCGGCCGGCCTGCTCTTCATGGTCGGCCAGTACGAGATCCAGTGGGGCCAGCTGTCGGCCGGCGTCATCATCAGCACCGTGCCGGTGGCGGTCCTGTTCGTTTTCCTGCAGCGGCACCTGATCCATGGGCTCACGGCCGGCGCCCTGAAGGGGTGA
- a CDS encoding sugar ABC transporter permease produces the protein MAYPEATVAAPLARPLISRRTRDVLTGYAYLIPAAVCLGGTIAFPILKAIHMSLYRHVLFRPQEYGFIGLGNYGRLLRDEVFWLTLWNSFIWVAGSVSLQFLGGFAAALLLHQAFRGRALVRTVTLLPWVIPGVVVALVWEWLYQPNYGVINDLLLRLGLLTERVAWLSDPALAMPAVIATNVWRGVPFFAIMLLAGLQAIPDELYEAALVDGASVLHRFWHITLPLLRPIIVVATATRIVWTFNYADLIFVMTSGGPANATQITSTYTLLQAYSDLDFGYAATLSVVLLVIMLVFTTAYLRVTRGIESVA, from the coding sequence GTGGCGTACCCCGAGGCCACCGTCGCGGCGCCGCTGGCCCGCCCGCTCATCTCCCGCCGTACCCGAGACGTCCTGACCGGTTACGCCTACCTGATCCCCGCGGCCGTGTGCCTCGGCGGCACCATCGCCTTCCCGATCCTCAAGGCAATCCACATGAGCCTCTACCGCCATGTGCTCTTCAGGCCGCAGGAGTACGGGTTCATCGGGCTCGGGAACTACGGGCGCCTGCTGCGCGACGAGGTCTTCTGGCTCACCCTCTGGAACTCCTTCATCTGGGTGGCCGGCTCAGTCTCCCTCCAGTTCCTCGGGGGGTTCGCCGCCGCCCTGCTCCTGCACCAGGCCTTCCGCGGCCGCGCCCTCGTCCGGACCGTCACCCTGCTGCCCTGGGTCATCCCCGGGGTCGTGGTGGCGCTGGTCTGGGAGTGGCTCTACCAGCCCAACTACGGGGTGATCAATGATCTCCTCCTGCGCCTGGGCCTGCTCACCGAGCGGGTGGCCTGGCTCTCGGACCCGGCCCTCGCCATGCCGGCGGTCATCGCGACCAACGTCTGGCGCGGCGTCCCCTTCTTCGCGATCATGCTGCTGGCGGGGCTCCAGGCGATCCCGGACGAACTGTACGAGGCGGCGCTGGTGGACGGGGCGAGCGTGCTGCACCGCTTCTGGCACATCACCCTGCCCCTCCTGCGCCCCATCATTGTCGTGGCGACCGCGACCCGCATCGTCTGGACCTTCAACTACGCCGACCTGATCTTCGTCATGACCAGCGGCGGCCCCGCCAACGCGACCCAGATCACCTCCACCTACACGCTCCTCCAGGCCTACTCCGACCTGGACTTCGGATACGCCGCGACCCTGTCGGTCGTGCTCCTCGTGATCATGCTGGTCTTCACCACTGCCTACCTCCGCGTGACCCGCGGGATCGAGAGTGTCGCATGA